The genomic stretch tttttgcattttggaagtttttatgagaaccatgtattttaatactggatttgtatttttacggtataaaaatacaaatcaatattCAGTAAAAATTAGTagaaaaatacatggaaaaattacaatttaaaaaacaagaaatttttactttttacttttttttttttgtcggaCCCTGCTATTTGGGTTGGGCTGGGCCCAACCATTCGGGTTGGCCCGGAATTGGCCCAGCCATGAATAGTGGAGGCTGGTAGcgaaggaagaagagaagactGACCTGTGGTGGCATCGAGGCGGTGTTGCTGGCGGTGGTGGTTGCAACGGCGCTGCTAGTGATGCCTGGGGGCGGCAGTGGCCGGCGATGTTGCTCCTTCTCCCTCTTCTGTTttgtcctctctttttttctttcttttcctttccttttctctcttcgTTGTTCTCTCTTTCGGTCTTCCCCCCTctcttctttatgttttttttcctttctgttcttcttttttgctcTCTCTTCCCCTGTTTTTTAAAAGAGGACAGTTGTCGCCCCTCTACTGCCCCTCCAACACGTGGAATGTTGTGGGCAAGTTGGGGTGGTGTCGGTGTCTTTTTGAAAAGGAGTCGGCATCTTTTTGAAGAGAGAGATGGCGATGACAGAGGaagaaaatttttctttttcccttgctTCGCGCGtctaggggaagaagaaaactcacagtgccgttcaaaaggGAACCatttggatcttttttttttaaatagtgcatgaaacggcgtcatTTTGGGCAAAACACGGCGTTTCATTAAAATGAAAACGGCGACAAACTTATGGGAAAGTACAAATCAGTCCTCGATTTATGATTTGTTCAATCGAGTTCTCAATTGcaattgtgattttaaaaattaattcaattgcatccttacCAAATTCAATCGCCGGCCTTAAAGGTGGTTGACTTTTCCAAATCGGTTCTTGGTcttgaatttatgcaatttgaccctcaattgagcaataaacttttaatttcttcaatttggcccctgGTTTGGTTTAATTACAGCTCCTCTATTTAcgtgtgtttttcattttgatctttggtttcagatttcttcaactaagcccctaattgaccatcaaactttaatatttatgcaattaagccccttatttgaccaaattaactctcaaaaattataaattgacctcgaaactttaatttcttccaattaaagcccaaattaactccaaaatcacttttccttgcaatcaaacccttcataaattcaattaaaccgtcaataaaatttaattgagtccataaaatttgattttagacttttatttctcaaattgaattttctttgtcaatagggCTCTTATCAGTCAAcaaaatactgtcaaattttaatatttgtatttttgaaccttctcaaccaatttttaacccttttttgAGTGTTATGCCattcttttttcattgttatattttttttataatattttttttttgatttttttgtattttattttatttttttaagagagaaaaatataaataggagaaaaactcaaaaataggttatgacaCGGTAATCAATCAATTAATCATAAACAGCTTATGACTAATCAAATGACACGTCGTTTCATACTGTAATGTTATTTTTGGGATTTTGATGTCTGCAGATGGTCAAGGAGGCGATTGTGGCTTTGAAGGAAAGGAGTGGATCGAGCCAGATTGCAATTGCTAAGTTCATCGAAGAGAAGCACAAGTCCAACCTCCCCACCAATTTCAAGAAACTAATGCTTGTTCAATTGAAGAAACTTGTTGCTAATGGCAAGCTAGTTAAGGTCAAGAACTCCTTCAAGCTCCCTCCTAAATCTTCCGCTAAGGATGCTGCTTCTGTGAAGAAAGCGGCTCCAGCGAAGCCCAAGGCCGAGGCTAAGCCTAAGCCGGAAAAGGCTGCGAAGGCAGAGGCTGTAAAGTCTCCAGCGAAGAAAGCTGTTGTTGCGGCTAAAAATAAGACTCCGGCGAAAAAGGCATTGAAGAAACCCAAGAGTATTAAGTCGCAGTAAAGGGTGTTTGGCGTTATTGCGGTggaaaaatgctttttaaaaaatttaaattttattttttttgttaggaatgaatatgtttttgatatttttaaatcattttgatatgttgatctcaaaaataatttttaaaaaataaaataatattattgacatatttttttgagtaaaaaacactttgaaaagcacaacaaccacattttcaaacacgCTGAAGACCGAGAAGTGAAAGCTGTTTGTGTGGATAAAATGACAAGACTTGTTAACCAAGGTTATTTGGGTATagaattgcttgatttttttaggagaAATAATTTCAATGTAATTCAACTTATATTTGAAagcaaattatttgttttagtgaATATTTGGTATTGGTGtggttaatattttttgaaaatgtttttttatttaaaaatatatatttaaaat from Populus alba chromosome 8, ASM523922v2, whole genome shotgun sequence encodes the following:
- the LOC118054030 gene encoding histone H1, which produces MVKEAIVALKERSGSSQIAIAKFIEEKHKSNLPTNFKKLMLVQLKKLVANGKLVKVKNSFKLPPKSSAKDAASVKKAAPAKPKAEAKPKPEKAAKAEAVKSPAKKAVVAAKNKTPAKKALKKPKSIKSQ